In a genomic window of Streptomyces pristinaespiralis:
- a CDS encoding MFS transporter encodes MLTVSSCPSDPRVRGVRRLERRLYAYAGLEDFVLLYPLYALLFAEHGLTTAEISSLFAIWCVVGLLVEVPSGVWADAVSRRVTLVAGPLLTAVGFALWALTPSYAAYAAGFTLWAVGGSLRSGSMEALVHDELERLGAADRYGRIMGRAAAFSMAATAAATAAAAPALALGGDTLVWAGSIAACVLCAATGATLPEHRAAAHHDATGRPGHLATLRSGLAEVRGSRPVRRAMVLAVVITSVWGVLDEYVPLLAAATGVATETVPLLVLVVWVGVTLGSLLVTAGERLSVRATGALVAAAAVALAAGALSGTPAGFALLAVAFLVFQLADVLADVRLQAAITGRSRATITSLTGLGTNIASLLAYGTYAVLSPHASHGTVFALLALPYLLVAAVMGRPRPAPAPAGQEAQ; translated from the coding sequence ATGCTCACCGTTTCGTCATGCCCGTCGGACCCCCGGGTCCGCGGTGTCCGTCGCCTCGAGCGAAGGCTCTACGCCTACGCGGGTCTTGAGGACTTCGTCCTCCTCTACCCCCTCTACGCCCTGCTCTTCGCCGAACACGGCCTGACCACCGCCGAGATCTCCTCCCTCTTCGCCATCTGGTGCGTCGTCGGCCTGCTGGTCGAGGTGCCGTCGGGCGTCTGGGCCGACGCGGTGTCCCGCCGCGTCACGCTGGTCGCCGGCCCGCTGCTGACCGCCGTCGGATTCGCGCTGTGGGCGCTGACACCGTCCTACGCGGCCTACGCGGCGGGCTTCACCCTCTGGGCCGTCGGCGGCTCCCTGCGCTCCGGCTCCATGGAAGCGCTCGTCCACGACGAACTCGAACGGCTCGGCGCGGCCGACCGTTACGGCCGGATCATGGGCAGGGCAGCCGCCTTCAGCATGGCCGCAACGGCCGCGGCCACGGCAGCGGCCGCGCCCGCGCTCGCCCTCGGCGGCGACACGCTGGTGTGGGCCGGGAGCATCGCCGCCTGCGTGCTGTGCGCGGCGACCGGCGCGACGCTCCCCGAACACCGCGCCGCCGCCCACCACGATGCCACCGGACGCCCGGGCCACCTCGCGACGTTGCGCTCGGGACTCGCCGAGGTGCGCGGCAGCCGCCCCGTCCGGCGCGCGATGGTCCTCGCCGTGGTGATCACATCGGTCTGGGGCGTGCTGGACGAGTACGTGCCGCTGCTCGCCGCCGCCACGGGTGTCGCGACGGAGACGGTCCCGCTGCTGGTGCTGGTGGTGTGGGTGGGCGTGACACTCGGCTCGCTGCTGGTGACGGCCGGCGAACGGCTGTCGGTCCGCGCGACCGGGGCGCTGGTCGCGGCGGCGGCCGTGGCGCTCGCGGCGGGCGCGCTCTCGGGCACGCCCGCCGGATTCGCCCTGCTCGCCGTCGCGTTCCTCGTCTTCCAACTGGCGGACGTGCTGGCCGACGTCCGCCTTCAGGCAGCGATCACCGGCAGGAGCCGTGCGACCATCACCTCGCTGACGGGCCTCGGCACCAACATCGCCTCGCTGCTGGCGTACGGCACGTACGCGGTGCTGTCGCCGCACGCCTCCCACGGCACGGTCTTCGCGCTGCTCGCCCTGCCGTACCTGCTGGTGGCCGCCGTGATGGGCCGGCCGCGTCCGGCGCCGGCCCCCGCCGGTCAGGAGGCGCAGTAG